The following coding sequences lie in one Amycolatopsis cihanbeyliensis genomic window:
- a CDS encoding nitroreductase family protein, with protein sequence MSADESLATAARLRHRMDERRTVRMFSADPVPEQVVLDAIAVASTAPSGAHQQPWTFVLVTDPEVRGRIREAAEREEQISYAGRLGEEWLAALRPLGTDEVKPHLTEAPYLIVVFQQRFTPLADGGVRKHYYVDESVGIAVGMLLTALHLSGLAALTHTPSPMKFLGEVLNRPRNEKAFAVIPVGYPAEDCVVPDLVRKSLDQVLVRV encoded by the coding sequence ATGTCCGCCGACGAGTCGCTGGCCACGGCCGCGCGGCTGCGCCACCGGATGGACGAGCGGCGCACGGTACGGATGTTCTCCGCGGATCCCGTTCCGGAGCAGGTGGTGCTGGACGCCATCGCGGTGGCCTCCACCGCGCCGAGCGGGGCACACCAGCAGCCGTGGACCTTCGTGCTGGTCACCGACCCCGAGGTGCGCGGGCGGATTCGTGAGGCCGCCGAGCGGGAGGAGCAGATCTCCTACGCGGGCAGGCTCGGCGAGGAGTGGCTGGCGGCCCTGCGCCCGCTGGGCACCGACGAGGTGAAGCCGCACCTCACCGAGGCGCCGTACCTCATCGTGGTGTTCCAGCAGCGATTCACACCGCTGGCGGACGGCGGCGTGCGCAAGCACTACTACGTCGACGAGTCGGTGGGTATCGCCGTCGGGATGCTGCTGACCGCGCTGCACCTGTCCGGGCTGGCCGCGCTGACCCACACTCCCTCGCCGATGAAGTTCCTCGGCGAGGTGCTGAACCGGCCGCGCAACGAGAAGGCGTTCGCGGTGATCCCGGTCGGCTACCCCGCGGAGGACTGCGTGGTGCCGGACCTGGTTCGCAAGTCACTGGACCAGGTCCTGGTGCGGGTCTGA
- a CDS encoding type 1 glutamine amidotransferase domain-containing protein has translation MSETLTGRRVAFLVAPEGTEQVELTQPWQAVRDAGGEPELVSVSPGTIQAFNHLDKADTFPVDRMVTEVSPDDYDALVLPGGVANPDFLRTVPNAVRFAGEFFAKQKPVAAICHAPWILIEADVVRGRRLTSYPSLRTDLRNAGAEWVDEEVVVDAGLVTSRKPDDLPAFCAKLVEEIGEGAHRAQARSA, from the coding sequence GTGTCGGAGACGCTGACCGGACGCCGGGTCGCCTTCCTGGTGGCGCCGGAGGGCACCGAGCAGGTGGAGCTGACCCAACCGTGGCAGGCGGTGCGGGACGCGGGCGGCGAACCGGAGCTGGTGTCCGTCAGTCCCGGAACCATCCAAGCGTTCAACCACCTGGACAAGGCGGACACGTTCCCGGTGGACAGGATGGTCACCGAGGTCTCGCCGGATGACTACGACGCACTGGTGCTGCCCGGTGGGGTGGCGAACCCGGACTTCCTGCGCACCGTGCCGAACGCGGTCCGGTTCGCCGGCGAGTTCTTCGCCAAGCAGAAGCCGGTGGCCGCGATCTGCCACGCGCCGTGGATCCTGATCGAGGCCGATGTGGTGCGTGGCCGGAGGCTCACCTCCTACCCCAGCCTGCGGACCGACCTGCGTAACGCCGGGGCCGAATGGGTCGACGAGGAGGTCGTCGTGGACGCCGGGCTCGTCACCAGTCGCAAGCCGGACGACCTGCCCGCCTTCTGCGCCAAGCTGGTCGAGGAGATCGGTGAGGGCGCGCACCGCGCGCAGGCCCGCAGCGCCTGA